In Vidua chalybeata isolate OUT-0048 chromosome 5, bVidCha1 merged haplotype, whole genome shotgun sequence, one genomic interval encodes:
- the ETNK1 gene encoding ethanolamine kinase 1, with translation MSNYIHVPPGSPEVPKLDITVSEREGPGYRQGALQLLRRLRPHWRPEEVTLQLFTDGITNKLIGCYVGDTTDDVVLVRIYGNKTELLVDRDEEVKSFRVLQAHGCAPQLYCTFNNGLCYEFMQGEALDPEHVCNPDIFRLIARQLAKIHTIHAHNGWIPKSNLWLKMGKYFSLIPTEFADEEVNKRFLSDIPSPQVLQEEMAWMKERLSNLGSPVVLCHNDLLCKNIIYNKKRGDVQFIDYEYSGYNYLAYDIGNHFNEFAGVNEVDYSLYPNRKLQEQWLRSYLEAYKEYKGFGTEVSEKEVEVLYVQVNQFALASHFFWGLWALIQAKYSTIDFDFLGYAIVRFNQYFKMKLEVMTLTLPE, from the exons ATGTCCAACTACATCCACGTCCCGCCTGGCTCCCCGGAGGTGCCCAAGCTGGACATCACGGTCAGCGAGCGGGAGGGGCCCGGCTATCGCCAGGGcgccctgcagctcctgcgtCGGCTGCGCCCGCACTGGAGACCCGAGGAGGTGACGCTGCAG cTGTTCACTGATGGAATCACCAATAAGTTGATTGGCTGCTACGTGGGTGACACGACAGACGATGTGGTTCTGGTTCGGATCTACGGGAACAAGACGGAGCTGCTGGTGGACCGGGACGAGGAGGTGAAGAGTTTCCGAGTGCTGCAGGCCCATGGCTGTGCACCACAGCTCTACTGCACCTTCAACAATGGCCTGTGCTATGAGTTCATGCAGGGAGAAGCCCTGGATCCAGAGCATGTGTGCAATCCAGACATCTTCAG actCATTGCTAGACAGCTTGCTAAAATCCATACTATTCATGCACACAATGGATGGATCCCTAAATCAAATTTGTGgctgaaaatggggaaatacTTCTCTCTCATACCCACAGAATTTGCAGATGAGGAAGTAAATAAGAG GTTCTTAAGTGACATTCCAAGTCCTCAAGTTCTTCAGGAAGAGATGGCCTGGATGAAGGAGAGGCTGTCAAATTTAGGATCGCCAGTGGTGCTCTGTCACAATGACCTGTTGTGTAAGAATATTATTTACAACAAGAAAAGAG GTGATGTGCAGTTCATAGACTATGAGTATTCTGGGTACAACTACCTGGCTTATGACATTGGAAATCACTTCAATGAATTTGCAG GAGTAAATGAGGTAGACTACAGCCTTTATCCCAACAGAAAATTGCAGGAGCAATGGCTGCGATCTTACCTTGAGGCCTACAAAGAATATAAAGGATTTGGGACAGAAGTCAGTGAAAAAGAAGTTGAAGTTCTGTATGTCCAAGTCAATCAGTTTGCACTG gcttCACACTTCTTTTGGGGATTGTGGGCTCTCATTCAAGCCAAATATTCCACCATCGATTTTGATTTTCTAGG GTATGCAATTGTTCGGTTTAACcagtatttcaaaatgaaactgGAGGTCATGACATTAACTCTTCCTGAGTAA